One Chitinophagaceae bacterium C216 genomic window carries:
- the can gene encoding Carbonic anhydrase 2: MKSYQELLRLNKEWAAQKLKENPGYFKKLAKQQKPQFLWIGCSDSRVPANEVTGTQPGEIFVHRNIANLVIHTDVNLLSVLEYAVEHLKVKHVIVCGHYGCGGVKAAMSNDDYNQVLNMWLRVIKDVYRNNRTELDAIADINARADRLVELNVKEQAEKLCKTSIIQKAWKERKAPYIHGWVYGLGDGLLKEIISIKPDFDSIDPIYLYENI; this comes from the coding sequence ATGAAATCTTATCAGGAATTATTAAGATTAAATAAAGAGTGGGCTGCACAGAAATTAAAAGAAAATCCTGGTTATTTTAAGAAGCTGGCTAAGCAGCAAAAACCTCAATTCTTATGGATTGGTTGTAGCGATAGTAGAGTTCCTGCTAATGAAGTAACGGGTACCCAACCGGGGGAAATATTTGTGCACCGCAATATCGCCAATCTGGTTATTCATACCGATGTAAACCTGCTTAGTGTGCTGGAATACGCAGTAGAGCACTTAAAAGTAAAACATGTTATTGTTTGCGGACATTATGGTTGCGGAGGGGTAAAAGCCGCCATGAGTAATGATGACTATAATCAAGTCCTGAATATGTGGCTGCGTGTGATTAAAGATGTATATCGCAATAATCGGACGGAGTTGGATGCCATTGCGGATATTAATGCCCGTGCCGACAGGTTGGTAGAGTTGAATGTTAAAGAGCAAGCAGAAAAGCTTTGTAAAACATCTATCATTCAAAAGGCATGGAAAGAACGAAAAGCCCCATACATTCATGGGTGGGTATATGGTCTTGGAGATGGATTGCTAAAGGAAATCATTTCTATCAAGCCTGATTTTGATAGTATCGATCCCATTTATCTTTATGAGAATATCTAA
- the flp gene encoding Protein flp, whose amino-acid sequence MLRRLFAYTLSILLFLCFLSSGRAQQVEPKLQSLMEQHKAVGLAAVVVKNGKIIYEKSFGYKHLESQTLLSPKDIFRIASISKSFSATAIMQLLAKKKLSLDDDVSDLIGFKVRNPKYPDVPITLRMLLSHRSSLNDSRGYFTLDSINPAVSANWEKCYNDYKPGTKYQYCNLNFNIVGTIIERVSGERFDEYIRRHILEPLKLYGGYCVDSLNSDLFVTLYEYDRGKQTFTPSEGAYAPRREEIRNYKMGYSTPIFSPTGGMKISAGDLARYMIMHMNYGKSGKVRIIPKKYARLMQTPVAPDNGYGLALTKNKNLIPGLELTGHTGSAYGLYSTMFFDPKKQFGFVVITNGCVFTSDGDTTTLLKKAINILYEEFIK is encoded by the coding sequence ATGCTCCGCAGATTATTCGCCTATACATTATCTATTCTACTTTTTTTATGCTTTTTATCTTCCGGTCGGGCACAGCAAGTAGAGCCCAAGCTGCAATCTTTAATGGAGCAGCATAAGGCTGTAGGATTGGCAGCTGTAGTAGTAAAAAACGGTAAAATCATTTATGAAAAATCGTTCGGATATAAGCATCTGGAAAGTCAAACGCTTCTTTCTCCAAAGGATATATTTCGAATAGCTTCTATTTCTAAATCTTTTTCAGCTACAGCTATTATGCAATTGCTGGCAAAGAAAAAGCTTTCTTTGGATGATGATGTGAGCGATCTTATAGGTTTTAAGGTGCGTAATCCTAAATATCCTGATGTGCCTATTACGCTTAGAATGCTATTGTCGCATCGTTCCAGCCTCAACGACAGTAGGGGGTATTTTACGTTGGATTCTATAAATCCGGCAGTATCTGCCAATTGGGAAAAATGCTATAATGACTATAAGCCGGGGACAAAATATCAATACTGTAATCTCAATTTTAACATAGTCGGTACTATTATTGAGCGTGTTTCGGGCGAGCGGTTCGATGAGTATATCAGGCGTCATATCTTGGAGCCATTAAAGCTGTATGGGGGGTATTGTGTGGATAGTTTAAATAGTGATTTGTTTGTTACTTTATACGAATACGATAGAGGCAAGCAAACATTTACTCCATCAGAAGGCGCTTATGCACCTAGGCGGGAGGAAATCCGTAATTATAAGATGGGATATAGTACTCCCATATTTTCGCCAACAGGCGGAATGAAGATTTCGGCCGGCGATTTGGCCCGTTACATGATTATGCATATGAATTACGGCAAATCAGGTAAGGTGCGTATTATTCCTAAGAAGTATGCAAGGCTGATGCAAACGCCGGTGGCCCCTGATAATGGATATGGGCTGGCATTGACCAAAAATAAAAATTTGATCCCGGGTTTGGAGTTGACGGGACATACCGGTTCTGCTTATGGGTTGTACAGCACAATGTTTTTCGATCCTAAGAAGCAGTTTGGCTTTGTGGTAATTACTAACGGATGTGTGTTTACATCGGATGGCGATACCACAACCTTGCTCAAAAAAGCGATAAATATTCTGTATGAAGAGTTTATAAAATAG
- the rfbX gene encoding Putative O-antigen transporter, whose translation MIKRIINSKDRKVLIENFLSLSIIQVVSLIISLITLPYIIRTIGFEKYGITVIAWSLINYFTSITDFSFKFTATREVAVCKNNIKKLSIIYSKVLTVQALLILLSCLLIIIVVYSYEPFYKERLIFWVTMPYLFGNTIFPDWFFQGMERMKYMTYINVSIKLIFMIFIFIFINEASDYWLYPLFQTLGYIISGLIGQWIMVRQYKVRFYWLKSKTIVHTFKDNMPVFINQFLPNLYNNTSTFLLGIMTNNTLVGIYDAVRKIINLGSTLMDIVSRVFFPFISRRKDAFDKYKTLMTYVGVLLTILPIVFYKVILWYLNIQYENIFAVLTILSIGLFFLSLYNIYGINYFIARRKDKIVMRNTIFSSIVGLILSYLLIYYFDILGAALTITLVRMFMGGGLYLKYLQVKKVAI comes from the coding sequence ATGATCAAGAGGATAATCAATAGTAAAGATAGGAAAGTACTCATAGAGAATTTTTTGTCGCTCTCCATAATACAGGTGGTCAGTTTAATAATCTCTCTAATAACTCTACCTTATATTATACGGACAATCGGTTTTGAAAAGTATGGTATTACTGTGATAGCATGGTCGCTAATTAATTACTTTACCTCTATTACGGATTTTAGTTTTAAGTTTACTGCAACTAGGGAGGTAGCAGTATGTAAGAATAATATAAAAAAACTCAGTATTATCTATAGTAAAGTATTGACCGTGCAAGCACTTTTAATATTGCTGTCATGTTTATTAATAATAATAGTTGTTTACTCATACGAACCTTTTTATAAAGAGCGTCTAATTTTTTGGGTTACTATGCCCTATTTATTTGGTAATACAATTTTCCCAGATTGGTTTTTCCAAGGAATGGAGAGAATGAAATATATGACCTATATAAATGTCAGTATAAAGCTTATATTTATGATTTTTATATTTATATTCATAAATGAGGCATCGGATTATTGGTTATATCCATTATTCCAAACTTTGGGGTATATTATCTCAGGTCTTATTGGGCAATGGATTATGGTTCGTCAGTATAAAGTACGTTTTTATTGGCTAAAAAGTAAAACAATTGTTCATACATTTAAAGATAATATGCCTGTATTTATAAATCAGTTTTTACCCAATTTATATAACAATACTAGTACATTTTTACTTGGGATTATGACCAATAACACATTGGTAGGTATATATGATGCTGTTCGAAAAATAATTAACCTAGGTAGTACATTAATGGATATAGTATCTCGGGTTTTTTTCCCATTTATAAGTCGAAGAAAAGATGCTTTTGATAAATATAAAACTTTAATGACTTATGTAGGTGTTTTATTGACTATATTACCAATAGTATTTTACAAAGTTATTTTGTGGTATTTAAATATTCAATATGAAAATATATTTGCAGTATTGACTATATTATCAATTGGCCTTTTCTTTTTATCTCTATATAATATTTACGGAATTAATTATTTTATAGCTAGGCGAAAAGATAAGATCGTAATGAGGAATACAATATTTTCTTCAATAGTAGGATTAATTTTATCATACCTATTAATATATTATTTTGACATATTGGGAGCCGCATTAACGATTACGCTAGTTCGTATGTTTATGGGCGGAGGTTTATATCTAAAGTACTTACAAGTGAAAAAAGTTGCAATATAA
- the ftsE gene encoding Cell division ATP-binding protein FtsE, translating to MPIIEIKNANIYQGENQVLKDVNLTVNKGEFVYLVGRTGSGKSSLLKTLYADLPLTEGDAVVVGHQLRNMHWREVPYLRRKLGIVFQDFRLLTDRNVAENLRFVLKATGWKDKKAMDEKINEVLEQVGLKHKALKMPFEMSGGEQQRVDIARALLNSPKLILADEPTGNLDPITTDEIMTLLLSIAQKTNAAIVMATHDYTVVQKYPARLIKTEGGKVIDNATIDNL from the coding sequence ATGCCGATTATAGAAATTAAAAACGCAAACATATATCAGGGAGAGAATCAAGTGCTGAAGGACGTAAACCTTACAGTGAATAAAGGAGAGTTTGTGTATCTGGTAGGAAGAACGGGTAGTGGTAAATCCAGTCTTTTAAAAACATTATATGCTGATTTGCCCCTTACCGAAGGCGACGCCGTAGTAGTAGGGCATCAGCTGCGCAATATGCATTGGCGCGAAGTTCCTTATCTGCGCCGTAAGCTGGGCATTGTTTTCCAAGATTTCAGATTACTTACCGACAGAAATGTTGCCGAAAATCTACGCTTTGTGTTGAAGGCCACAGGGTGGAAGGATAAAAAGGCCATGGATGAAAAAATTAATGAAGTTCTGGAGCAGGTAGGTTTAAAACATAAAGCGCTTAAGATGCCTTTTGAAATGAGTGGTGGCGAGCAACAGCGTGTAGATATTGCAAGAGCTTTATTGAACAGTCCTAAACTTATTCTGGCAGATGAGCCTACCGGAAACCTAGATCCCATCACTACGGATGAAATCATGACATTATTGCTATCCATCGCTCAGAAAACAAATGCTGCCATAGTAATGGCTACACATGATTACACGGTGGTGCAAAAATATCCAGCCCGTCTTATCAAAACTGAGGGGGGAAAGGTAATTGACAATGCTACCATAGATAACTTATAA
- the pglJ_2 gene encoding N-acetylgalactosamine-N,N'-diacetylbacillosaminyl-diphospho-undecaprenol 4-alpha-N-acetylgalactosaminyltransferase produces MKLLCVIDSLGSGGAQRQLVEMGIAFKKNNYEVNFLVYQDIPFYEDRLKAANIPVTKIVERNYFKRVVRMYTFMRNNDFNIVISFLETPSFIAELSTFPTKKWKLIVGERSAKPKIYKSPKLLFYRLFHLRADYIVANSHQNINILKKVNPFIPAKKYKVIYNSFDFEKWNNEGLHANENKIGLPLTIAVAASIYPVKNLESLIIALSMLDKKEKEMIKINWYGKGNNEDNQYFVECLALIKKHKVEENIQFWGETKNVIAAMKQADFVGLFSLYEGLPNAICEGMAIGKPILAPSISDLPIIINEENGVLFNPNSVEEISNALKYIITLPKQKIKEMGMNSRKKALFYFDKKKIIQQYIDLF; encoded by the coding sequence ATGAAGTTACTGTGTGTTATTGACTCTCTTGGCTCAGGGGGAGCACAGCGACAATTGGTCGAGATGGGGATCGCGTTTAAAAAGAACAATTATGAGGTGAACTTTTTGGTTTATCAAGATATTCCTTTTTATGAAGATAGACTAAAAGCAGCTAACATACCTGTTACGAAGATAGTGGAGCGTAACTATTTTAAAAGAGTAGTTAGGATGTACACGTTTATGCGTAACAATGACTTTAATATAGTTATATCATTTTTAGAAACACCATCATTCATAGCAGAATTGTCTACCTTTCCTACTAAAAAATGGAAGCTAATTGTAGGAGAAAGAAGTGCCAAGCCTAAGATTTACAAATCTCCCAAGTTATTATTTTATAGGTTATTTCACTTAAGAGCTGATTATATAGTTGCGAATTCACATCAAAATATAAATATATTAAAAAAAGTAAACCCTTTTATACCTGCTAAAAAATATAAAGTCATATATAATAGTTTTGATTTTGAAAAGTGGAACAACGAAGGTCTCCATGCTAATGAAAATAAAATTGGTTTACCATTAACGATTGCTGTTGCTGCTAGCATTTATCCTGTGAAAAATTTAGAAAGTTTAATAATTGCTCTTTCTATGCTCGATAAGAAAGAAAAGGAAATGATAAAGATTAATTGGTATGGTAAGGGGAATAATGAGGACAATCAATACTTTGTAGAATGTCTAGCACTAATTAAGAAGCATAAAGTTGAAGAAAATATTCAGTTTTGGGGAGAAACGAAGAATGTTATTGCTGCTATGAAGCAAGCAGACTTCGTTGGCTTATTTAGCTTATATGAGGGTTTGCCAAATGCTATATGTGAGGGAATGGCAATTGGAAAGCCTATTTTGGCACCTTCTATATCAGATTTACCAATTATTATTAATGAGGAGAACGGTGTTTTATTCAATCCTAATTCTGTTGAAGAAATATCTAATGCTTTAAAGTATATTATAACCTTGCCGAAGCAAAAAATCAAGGAGATGGGTATGAACTCAAGAAAAAAAGCTCTATTTTACTTTGACAAAAAGAAAATAATTCAGCAATATATAGACTTATTTTAG
- the prc gene encoding Tail-specific protease yields MKRLPFLILLVVLTISFFAFKNKIIAGNREKEIGKYELILQLVARLLSQAHYEPKKIDDDFSLKVFHKYLEDLDPRKDIFLQKDVDSLEHLYGRRIDDELNGAPVESFLGISKVFDQRVAEAAAWKKEILEAPFDFTVNESIDLDGKRLKYAVTQAERKDRWRRLIKFYALERFVGLQEDKSKSGKSEAELEKEAREKTGVTINRMFERYKAKFTEEDKFNLFVDNITTTMDPHTEFFPPADKSYFDEELSGTFYGIGAQLQYSDGLIKIVNLNAGSPAAKSGELDPGDIIIKVAQGVDGEPVDMIGYDVQDAVKLIRGKEGTVVRITVRKPDGVEKEVSLVRAKIENDIDTYARSAIITDSVKGTKIGVIYLPEFYTPFQDPNGRRSYTDVAREVQRLKDEKVDGIIMDLRRNGGGSLYDVVQMVGLFIPKGPIVQVKDRISSPQVLTDDDPSVLYTGPLAVMVSEFSASASEIFAAAIQDYKRGVVIGSTSTYGKGTVQQNIGLDRKYGFKRDGDGDLGAVKLTLRKFYRVSGGSTQLKGVESDIVLPSQLEPLKIREKDNEYALPYDEIPQSNYTPWNSQIDINTLKRLSNQRVQSDSAFQIIKRNSLWLAEQNNRSYPLNINQYKADKKMIKEKADEITAAQKLKTPLDVSLLPMELNKYENDKNKQERLKDWIKGLSEDIYLYQTSLVVNDMIHEERTLAKNIRK; encoded by the coding sequence ATGAAGAGATTACCGTTCCTGATACTGTTGGTAGTATTGACCATTTCGTTTTTTGCATTTAAGAATAAGATAATAGCCGGTAATCGGGAAAAGGAAATAGGTAAATATGAGCTTATCCTACAACTTGTAGCAAGGTTATTGTCGCAAGCACATTACGAACCCAAAAAAATTGACGACGATTTTTCGCTGAAAGTATTTCATAAATATCTGGAAGATTTAGACCCCCGTAAAGACATTTTTCTGCAAAAAGATGTGGACTCACTGGAACATTTATACGGCAGGCGTATAGATGATGAGTTAAACGGTGCTCCGGTGGAGAGTTTTTTAGGTATTTCTAAGGTTTTTGACCAACGTGTAGCCGAAGCAGCGGCATGGAAAAAGGAAATACTGGAAGCTCCATTCGACTTTACAGTAAACGAGTCTATTGATCTTGATGGTAAGCGTCTCAAATATGCGGTTACCCAGGCCGAGCGTAAAGACAGATGGCGTAGGTTGATTAAGTTTTACGCACTAGAACGCTTTGTGGGGTTGCAAGAAGATAAAAGCAAGTCTGGAAAAAGCGAGGCTGAGTTGGAGAAGGAGGCCCGTGAAAAAACTGGCGTAACCATCAATCGAATGTTCGAACGGTACAAGGCGAAGTTTACAGAAGAAGATAAGTTCAACTTGTTTGTTGACAATATTACTACTACTATGGATCCGCATACGGAGTTTTTCCCGCCGGCGGATAAGAGTTATTTTGATGAAGAATTGAGCGGTACTTTTTACGGTATTGGAGCCCAACTGCAGTATAGCGACGGGCTGATTAAGATCGTGAATCTGAATGCAGGCAGTCCTGCAGCAAAATCCGGCGAGCTGGATCCCGGAGATATTATTATAAAAGTAGCTCAGGGTGTGGACGGGGAGCCGGTAGATATGATAGGTTATGATGTGCAGGATGCCGTAAAACTGATACGGGGTAAGGAAGGCACAGTAGTTAGGATCACCGTAAGAAAACCAGATGGAGTGGAAAAAGAAGTATCGTTGGTTCGTGCTAAGATTGAAAATGATATTGACACTTATGCACGTAGTGCTATTATTACCGATAGTGTAAAAGGTACTAAAATAGGAGTGATCTATTTACCGGAATTCTATACACCTTTTCAGGATCCTAACGGAAGAAGAAGTTATACCGATGTTGCCCGGGAAGTGCAGCGTTTAAAAGATGAAAAGGTAGACGGTATCATTATGGATCTTCGTAGAAATGGAGGAGGCTCGTTGTACGATGTGGTACAGATGGTAGGACTGTTCATTCCTAAAGGTCCCATTGTACAAGTAAAAGATCGCATATCTTCCCCTCAAGTATTGACCGATGATGATCCTTCCGTTTTATATACGGGTCCTCTCGCGGTGATGGTAAGTGAGTTTAGTGCTTCTGCATCGGAAATATTTGCGGCGGCTATACAAGATTACAAAAGAGGTGTGGTTATTGGCAGTACCTCAACATATGGGAAAGGCACGGTACAACAAAATATCGGATTGGACAGAAAGTATGGTTTTAAAAGAGATGGCGACGGCGACCTAGGTGCCGTAAAACTCACATTGCGTAAATTTTATCGGGTAAGTGGTGGTTCTACGCAACTCAAAGGAGTAGAATCGGATATTGTGCTACCCAGTCAGCTAGAGCCTTTGAAAATAAGAGAGAAGGATAATGAGTACGCCTTGCCTTACGACGAGATTCCCCAATCGAACTATACCCCCTGGAACTCGCAGATAGATATTAATACGTTAAAGCGCTTAAGTAATCAACGAGTACAGTCCGACAGTGCATTTCAGATAATCAAGAGAAATAGTCTATGGCTGGCTGAGCAAAACAATCGCAGCTACCCGCTCAATATTAATCAGTATAAAGCGGACAAAAAAATGATTAAGGAGAAGGCAGATGAAATCACTGCAGCACAAAAATTAAAAACGCCTTTGGACGTTTCACTGCTGCCTATGGAATTGAACAAGTACGAAAATGATAAAAACAAGCAGGAGAGACTTAAAGACTGGATTAAGGGGCTTAGTGAAGATATTTATCTATACCAAACCAGTTTGGTTGTTAACGATATGATTCACGAGGAGCGTACCCTAGCGAAAAATATCAGGAAGTAG
- the coaD gene encoding Phosphopantetheine adenylyltransferase, translating into MAERICLFPGTFDPITLGHEDIINRALPLFDKIVIGIGYNASKKPMFSTSQRLQWIKDIYGNSDKVEGAVYEGLTVNFCKKIGAKFILRGIRYVSDFEYEKTIADANRALDKEIETIFLTGEPKYTSVASTIVRDIIKNGGDASPFLSKVVYESLKNIPINS; encoded by the coding sequence ATGGCTGAAAGAATATGCCTATTCCCCGGAACGTTTGATCCGATTACGCTAGGACACGAAGATATCATCAATCGTGCGCTGCCGCTGTTTGATAAAATTGTTATCGGAATAGGTTACAATGCATCCAAAAAGCCGATGTTTTCAACCTCACAACGTTTGCAGTGGATTAAGGATATTTATGGAAACTCAGACAAAGTTGAAGGGGCCGTGTATGAAGGCTTGACAGTGAACTTTTGCAAAAAAATAGGTGCCAAGTTTATACTACGGGGCATCCGGTATGTGAGCGATTTTGAATATGAAAAAACGATTGCTGATGCCAACCGCGCGCTAGACAAAGAGATCGAAACGATATTCCTTACCGGAGAGCCCAAATATACATCGGTAGCATCCACTATAGTGAGAGATATTATTAAAAACGGAGGCGATGCCAGCCCGTTCCTATCCAAAGTGGTATATGAGTCGCTAAAAAATATCCCTATTAATTCTTAG
- the eno gene encoding Enolase, protein MSYISEVFARQILDSRGNPTVEVDVITDEGAVGRAAVPSGASTGVHEAVELRDGDKKKYLGKGTLKAVKNVNNVIAPALLGYDVADQTGIDKLMIDLDGTSNKGKLGANALLAVSMAVAKAAAEEAGLPLYRYIGGTNAKTLPVPMMNILNGGAHADNKIDFQEFMIMPIGAPTFSEGLRWGVEIFHALKSVLKKRGYSTNVGDEGGFAPNIQSNEEAIETVLEAIVAAGYKPGTQIAIAMDAANSELWNNKKKKYVFHKSSGKEMSSEELVKYWENWVKNYPIVSIEDGMAEDDWKGWKMLTEAIGSKCQLVGDDLFVTNVERLQKGIDKDIANALLVKVNQIGTITETINAVTLAQHNGYNTIMSHRSGETEDTTIADLAVALNCGQIKTGSASRTDRIAKYNQLLRIEEQLGDSAIYPKGKIKFGK, encoded by the coding sequence ATGAGTTACATTTCAGAAGTTTTTGCAAGACAGATATTAGATAGCCGTGGTAATCCTACCGTTGAAGTGGATGTTATAACTGATGAAGGTGCCGTAGGAAGAGCGGCGGTTCCCAGTGGAGCCAGTACCGGCGTGCATGAAGCAGTAGAATTACGCGACGGCGATAAGAAAAAGTACCTTGGTAAAGGAACCTTGAAGGCTGTTAAAAATGTAAATAATGTCATTGCCCCGGCATTGTTGGGCTATGATGTAGCCGACCAAACAGGTATCGATAAACTGATGATTGACTTGGACGGCACTTCTAATAAGGGCAAATTAGGTGCTAACGCACTTTTAGCGGTGAGTATGGCCGTGGCCAAAGCCGCAGCTGAAGAAGCAGGATTGCCTTTATACCGTTATATCGGCGGTACTAACGCAAAAACACTGCCCGTTCCCATGATGAACATCCTCAATGGAGGGGCACATGCTGATAATAAAATCGATTTTCAGGAATTTATGATTATGCCTATTGGCGCGCCTACTTTTAGCGAAGGCTTGCGCTGGGGTGTAGAAATTTTCCATGCTTTGAAGTCAGTGCTGAAAAAAAGAGGTTACAGCACTAACGTAGGTGACGAAGGCGGGTTCGCTCCCAATATTCAGAGCAATGAAGAAGCTATCGAAACTGTACTGGAAGCCATAGTAGCTGCAGGTTACAAACCCGGCACCCAAATTGCCATTGCTATGGATGCTGCCAACAGCGAATTGTGGAATAATAAAAAGAAAAAATATGTATTTCACAAAAGCTCCGGTAAGGAGATGAGCAGCGAAGAGCTGGTAAAATACTGGGAAAACTGGGTGAAGAATTATCCAATTGTAAGTATTGAAGACGGTATGGCCGAAGATGACTGGAAGGGATGGAAAATGCTTACTGAGGCAATTGGAAGCAAGTGCCAGCTAGTAGGAGATGACCTATTTGTAACCAATGTAGAGCGTTTACAGAAAGGTATCGATAAAGACATTGCCAATGCCCTGCTGGTGAAGGTAAACCAAATTGGTACCATTACCGAAACTATTAATGCAGTAACACTTGCGCAGCATAATGGCTATAACACGATTATGAGCCACAGAAGCGGTGAAACTGAAGATACAACTATTGCAGACCTGGCTGTAGCATTGAACTGCGGACAGATTAAAACCGGTTCTGCAAGCCGCACCGACCGTATTGCCAAATACAACCAGCTGCTCAGAATTGAAGAACAGCTGGGCGATAGCGCTATCTATCCAAAAGGAAAGATTAAATTTGGTAAATAA
- the pyrB gene encoding Aspartate carbamoyltransferase has protein sequence MKLSTQHLLGIKDLTKEDISLFLDTATQFKEVLQRPVKKVPSLRDVTIVNLFYENSTRTRISFELAEKRLSADTINFTASGSSVAKGETLLDTVNNILSMKVDMVVMRHSASGAPHFLAQHVPAAIINAGDGVNEHPTQGLLDAFSIREKLGKLAGVKVAIIGDIMHSRVAMSNIYLLKKMGAEVTVCGPPTLIPKYIREAFNVNVSYNVEEALNWCDVANVLRIQLERQNQVLFSSLREYNLSYGISRKLLDRLKKEVVIMHPGPINRGVELDSDVADSGHSIILQQVENGVAVRMAVLYLLSNRNN, from the coding sequence ATGAAGCTTTCCACGCAACATCTGCTAGGTATTAAAGACCTTACGAAAGAGGATATTTCCCTATTTTTAGATACGGCTACACAATTTAAGGAGGTTTTGCAGCGTCCGGTAAAGAAGGTTCCGTCCTTACGCGATGTGACCATCGTAAATCTGTTTTACGAGAATTCTACGCGTACACGTATTTCCTTTGAACTGGCTGAAAAACGACTCTCCGCCGATACCATCAACTTTACAGCATCCGGCTCATCGGTAGCCAAAGGGGAAACTTTACTGGATACAGTGAACAATATCTTATCCATGAAAGTGGATATGGTAGTAATGCGCCATAGTGCCAGCGGAGCGCCGCATTTTTTGGCTCAACATGTGCCCGCAGCAATTATTAATGCAGGCGATGGTGTCAATGAGCATCCTACTCAAGGGTTATTGGATGCTTTCTCCATCAGAGAAAAGCTGGGGAAATTAGCAGGCGTAAAGGTGGCTATTATCGGCGATATCATGCACAGCCGGGTAGCCATGAGCAATATTTATTTGCTCAAAAAAATGGGTGCAGAAGTTACTGTATGTGGCCCACCCACACTTATCCCTAAGTATATTCGTGAAGCGTTCAATGTAAACGTGAGCTATAATGTGGAAGAAGCTCTTAACTGGTGCGATGTGGCTAATGTACTGCGCATTCAGTTGGAACGCCAGAACCAGGTGCTCTTTTCTTCACTACGCGAGTATAACCTCAGCTACGGAATTAGCAGAAAATTGTTGGACCGGCTGAAAAAAGAAGTGGTGATTATGCACCCTGGTCCGATTAACAGAGGGGTGGAGCTGGATAGTGACGTGGCGGACAGTGGCCATTCTATTATACTGCAACAAGTTGAAAACGGTGTGGCGGTAAGAATGGCTGTGTTATATTTGCTCTCGAATAGAAATAATTAG